In Mytilus edulis chromosome 4, xbMytEdul2.2, whole genome shotgun sequence, the following proteins share a genomic window:
- the LOC139519280 gene encoding cartilage matrix protein-like produces MRMLMGTILFMLLHVITVEARKDRCEGKRDIVFLLDMSGSVGRNNFQIMLNTVASIADNFYIGPYNTQIGVDVFSTSVKTSIKLKDYNNRYYLERAIKRIKYQGGLTNTYRGLNHVHYNSFSYRYGHRYNVPRIAIVLTDGKSQHKSKTLNAARSLKNAGVKIFAVGIGSGVDWSEVNGMASTRRKRAVKRGWSARVRNFRKLSKPSFRHQITEVACSVGSVIKQHDRFDGLRVN; encoded by the exons ATGAGGATGTTAATGGGAACCATACTATTCATGTTATTGCATGTCATCACAGTCGAAGCTAGAAAAGAta GATGTGAAGGAAAACGAGACATTGTTTTTCTCTTAGATATGTCGGGAAGTGTTGGCAGGAACAATTTTCAAATAATGTTGAATACTGTTGCAAGCATTGCAGATAATTTTTACATTGGACCTTACAACACTCAAATTGGAGTAGATGTGTTTTCAACTTCTGTCAAAACCTCAATAAAGTTGAAGGACTATAACAACAGATACTACCTTGAACGTGCCATAAAAAGAATTAAGTATCAAGGAGGTTTGACAAATACTTACCGTGGACTGAATCATGTTCACTATAACAGCTTCTCATATAGATATG GACATAGATATAACGTACCACGAATTGCCATTGTCCTTACTGACGGAAAATCTCAGCATAAAAGTAAAACTTTGAACGCAGCTAGGAGCTTAAAGAATGCTGGCGTCAAAATATTTGCTGTGGGGATAGGCAGTGGTGTTGACTGGAGTGAAGTTAACGGTATGGCATCTACTCGTCGGAAAAGAGCTGTTAAGAGAGGATGGTCCGCAAGGGTGCGAAATTTCCGAAAATTATCCAAACCTTCCTTCAGACATCAAATTACGGAAGTTGCTTGTAGTG ttgGTTCTGTGATCAAGCAACATGATAGATTTGATGGACTCagggtaaattaa